Proteins encoded together in one uncultured Sphaerochaeta sp. window:
- a CDS encoding extracellular solute-binding protein, producing the protein MKKLLLLMTISLVAIGMLFAGGAAETAAPAKAAVSYEVTEPITIEWWHALEQQYWPLVEEIVGDFNNSDSLVTVEAKYIGNYATVNETLVAAHAAGSGLPALTVANTPYVAEYGKGGLTEDLTPYIQATGYDIDDFGEGMIAATSYEGKQVTLPFLISTQVIYYNKTMADKEGIVIPKKIDDLDAFMKKASKVSSDGTTDRWAIIIPGWDQWYFEPMYLNSGVKIVNEDRVSTDLAGPISVDLTKKFQNWVNNGYTYWASGTSASSNMRQNFVDQKTFSVIHTSSLYNLYTGLIGDNFELGMAWLPAGDTKISEIGGSVLLIPAKNDQKTKNAAWEFLQYLIGKDVNMKWADGTGYIPTRNSVLSSSEGDEFLERKPAFKAIFDNLDEINPRIQHPGWNQLATIWKSYLDQIMIEGVDVESNLEYMAEEIDEVLADSE; encoded by the coding sequence ATGAAAAAATTGCTACTTCTTATGACTATTTCATTAGTCGCAATAGGTATGCTCTTCGCCGGTGGTGCAGCAGAAACAGCCGCTCCTGCAAAAGCAGCTGTATCATACGAAGTAACCGAACCGATCACAATCGAATGGTGGCATGCTCTTGAGCAGCAGTATTGGCCATTGGTCGAGGAAATTGTTGGAGATTTCAATAACAGCGATTCCTTGGTTACTGTGGAAGCAAAATACATTGGTAACTATGCGACCGTAAACGAGACCTTGGTTGCCGCTCATGCAGCTGGAAGTGGTCTTCCTGCCCTTACTGTTGCAAACACTCCCTATGTTGCTGAATATGGTAAAGGTGGTCTTACGGAAGATCTTACCCCTTACATTCAAGCAACTGGGTATGATATCGACGACTTCGGCGAAGGTATGATTGCTGCAACCAGTTATGAAGGCAAGCAAGTCACACTACCATTCCTTATTTCCACTCAGGTTATTTACTATAACAAGACCATGGCGGACAAGGAAGGTATTGTCATTCCCAAGAAAATTGATGATCTTGATGCATTCATGAAGAAAGCAAGCAAGGTCTCCAGCGATGGTACTACAGATCGTTGGGCGATCATCATCCCTGGTTGGGACCAGTGGTACTTTGAACCGATGTACCTCAACAGCGGCGTAAAGATTGTCAATGAAGATCGGGTAAGTACTGATCTTGCTGGCCCCATCTCTGTTGATCTCACCAAGAAGTTTCAGAACTGGGTCAATAATGGATATACCTATTGGGCAAGTGGTACAAGTGCTTCTTCCAATATGAGACAGAATTTTGTCGATCAGAAGACATTCTCTGTTATTCATACCAGTAGCTTGTACAATCTCTATACTGGTTTGATTGGTGACAATTTCGAGCTTGGCATGGCTTGGCTTCCAGCTGGGGACACCAAGATCAGTGAGATTGGGGGAAGTGTTCTTCTGATTCCTGCCAAGAATGACCAAAAGACCAAGAACGCTGCTTGGGAATTCCTGCAGTACCTGATCGGTAAGGATGTTAACATGAAGTGGGCAGATGGCACTGGTTACATCCCAACGAGGAACTCAGTTCTTTCCAGTTCAGAAGGGGATGAGTTCTTGGAGAGAAAACCTGCCTTCAAGGCAATTTTTGACAACCTTGATGAGATTAATCCAAGAATCCAACATCCAGGTTGGAACCAATTGGCAACTATCTGGAAATCATATCTTGACCAGATCATGATTGAGGGTGTGGATGTAGAATCCAATCTTGAATATATGGCTGAAGAGATTGATGAGGTTCTTGCAGACTCTGAATAA
- a CDS encoding sugar ABC transporter permease, whose product MKQRTPLQRRIESGKDFATVLPALLFLGLFIYYPVVQVVRISFTNWNLINDNYKYVGLKNWIWLFQGSGTKYLLNSLKVTALFTLGELTVTIVGGMIFALIMNRITASFSVMRALVFLPKYVAMSSAAVVFIWILNTQNGILNFFIEQFGGERVNWLGDRNRALLSILMLTGWRTVGYGMMIYIASMRGISKNYYEAASIDGASKWIQFSRITLPLLSPTTLFLFVTTFISAMKVFQSVDVLTSGGPYRSTEVIVFMIYKYAMEDFRMDRASTIAVVFFLVLLAITAATMRISNKRVNYDA is encoded by the coding sequence ATGAAACAACGTACTCCACTACAACGACGTATAGAATCAGGAAAAGACTTTGCCACTGTTCTTCCTGCACTACTTTTTTTGGGGCTGTTTATTTACTATCCAGTAGTACAGGTGGTAAGAATCAGTTTCACCAATTGGAATTTGATCAATGATAATTATAAATATGTAGGACTGAAGAACTGGATCTGGTTGTTTCAGGGATCGGGCACAAAGTATCTCTTGAATTCCTTAAAAGTAACAGCGCTCTTTACCCTTGGAGAGCTTACCGTTACCATCGTTGGGGGTATGATTTTTGCGCTTATCATGAACCGAATCACTGCATCCTTCTCTGTCATGCGTGCTTTGGTATTTCTTCCAAAATATGTAGCTATGTCCAGCGCTGCAGTTGTCTTTATCTGGATATTGAACACACAGAACGGTATTCTCAACTTTTTTATTGAACAGTTCGGAGGTGAACGAGTCAATTGGTTGGGTGACCGAAACCGCGCCCTGCTGTCAATTCTCATGCTGACAGGATGGAGAACAGTTGGATATGGTATGATGATCTATATTGCTTCCATGCGAGGTATCAGCAAGAATTACTATGAAGCTGCATCAATAGATGGTGCAAGCAAATGGATTCAATTTTCCAGAATTACACTGCCTCTTCTTTCTCCAACTACACTTTTCCTTTTTGTAACTACTTTTATCTCTGCTATGAAGGTGTTCCAATCGGTAGATGTACTTACTTCCGGAGGACCGTACCGTTCCACTGAAGTAATTGTTTTCATGATTTACAAGTATGCAATGGAAGATTTCCGAATGGATCGTGCATCCACCATTGCAGTAGTCTTCTTCCTCGTGCTGCTAGCTATCACCGCTGCTACGATGAGAATATCCAATAAGAGGGTGAACTATGATGCATGA
- a CDS encoding carbohydrate ABC transporter permease produces MMHDTLTQEQARLLNERAIKRKQVLTVLQYALAVLVTLFMIFPLYWMFISSVKSQEEILLALPTFWPKSWHFENYSNVMQRANFSKYYYNTIVMTAGILISQVVTGVLAAYGFSKGKFKGKKVLFVLVLGALMIPLQVTFIPLYIMFANWKLTDTFLGLILPEMVSPYYIFMMRQAFLTVDDSYIEAAKIDGMGRLGIITRVLVPMCKSTLITITLVTFTNGWNSYFWPKIIAKNEVRRVLTVGLVHLRNTFAGLDTMNNHEIMAGAVMSVLPVIVLFFIFQKYMLTGYEKTAMK; encoded by the coding sequence ATGATGCATGATACATTGACACAAGAGCAAGCACGATTGTTGAACGAGAGGGCTATAAAAAGGAAGCAGGTACTTACAGTCCTGCAATATGCGCTGGCTGTCCTGGTAACATTGTTCATGATTTTTCCGTTATATTGGATGTTCATTTCTTCGGTAAAATCACAGGAAGAAATATTGCTTGCACTTCCCACTTTCTGGCCAAAGTCGTGGCATTTTGAAAATTATTCGAATGTAATGCAGCGCGCCAATTTCAGCAAGTATTACTACAATACAATCGTAATGACTGCAGGTATCCTTATCAGTCAGGTTGTCACAGGCGTACTAGCAGCCTATGGTTTTTCCAAAGGAAAGTTCAAAGGCAAAAAGGTCCTGTTTGTATTGGTACTTGGCGCACTCATGATTCCCTTGCAGGTGACATTCATTCCTTTGTATATCATGTTTGCAAATTGGAAACTTACCGACACATTCCTTGGGCTCATTCTCCCAGAAATGGTCTCTCCCTATTATATTTTCATGATGCGTCAAGCATTCCTTACTGTAGACGATTCCTATATTGAAGCAGCCAAGATAGATGGTATGGGAAGGTTGGGTATTATAACGAGAGTACTCGTACCTATGTGTAAATCAACCTTGATCACCATTACCTTGGTTACCTTCACCAATGGATGGAATTCCTATTTCTGGCCAAAGATCATTGCCAAGAATGAGGTACGACGAGTATTGACTGTTGGTTTGGTCCATCTCCGCAATACCTTTGCAGGACTTGATACCATGAACAACCATGAGATTATGGCAGGTGCAGTCATGAGTGTCCTTCCAGTCATCGTACTGTTTTTCATCTTCCAGAAATACATGCTTACCGGGTATGAAAAGACAGCAATGAAATAA
- a CDS encoding glycerophosphodiester phosphodiesterase, which yields MKVIAHRGFSGVYPENTMLAFEKALEAGCTAIELDVHLSKDCSLVIIHDETLDRTTDAVGFVRDFTLAELQKCNAGTINTFQSIPTLDEYFTWARNHGIFTNIEIKTDRYYYQGIEQATLDLINKHDLKDRCLISSFNHGSVIRMKQLDSSILCAFLVDAKGLGAAGAYCASFGVEYYHPNGVSLTQRAVEECHNHGVKVNVWTVDSLDRMHDMNSWKVDGVITNYCDAVLKLV from the coding sequence ATGAAGGTTATTGCTCATAGAGGATTTAGTGGTGTATATCCTGAGAACACCATGCTCGCTTTTGAGAAAGCATTGGAAGCTGGGTGTACTGCCATTGAATTGGATGTACATTTATCAAAAGATTGTTCACTGGTGATCATCCATGATGAAACGCTGGATAGAACTACTGATGCTGTAGGGTTTGTGCGTGACTTCACCCTAGCAGAGCTGCAAAAATGTAATGCTGGAACAATCAATACTTTCCAATCAATTCCAACACTTGATGAGTACTTCACATGGGCAAGAAACCATGGGATATTTACCAACATTGAAATTAAGACCGATCGCTACTACTACCAAGGAATTGAACAAGCTACATTGGATTTAATCAATAAGCATGATTTGAAAGATCGATGTCTTATCAGCTCTTTTAATCATGGTTCAGTTATCAGAATGAAACAACTTGACAGCTCTATACTCTGTGCATTTCTGGTTGATGCAAAAGGTCTTGGAGCAGCTGGAGCTTATTGTGCAAGCTTTGGTGTTGAGTATTATCATCCCAACGGGGTATCCCTTACACAGCGGGCTGTTGAAGAATGCCATAACCACGGAGTCAAGGTAAATGTCTGGACTGTCGATAGCCTTGATCGTATGCACGATATGAATAGTTGGAAAGTGGACGGAGTCATTACCAATTATTGTGACGCTGTTTTAAAATTAGTTTAG
- a CDS encoding MBL fold metallo-hydrolase, whose protein sequence is MQRKRNLVTMLLLFMALSLFASNLLVRHPGEFAIYFLDLEVSETAEDKSGDATILISPEGQVMLLDCGHPESAPQVQEALNALGVEEIDIFVASHPHIDHIGAFPAIAASFPIHQMYRSALEYPTNTNQAALMAAEANQIPTTILAEGDSFSFGETIKVAVFNPPREIVYPKNFPDNSTQFVNNHSLALQFQHGSSTAWFSGDLYMIQERKLTQKYGDAIQSDVAKANHHGGDTSNSLRWIRTLDADIVVAMHDQLDSMTVYNNYKKYGAEYHLTLNDGLVKVVMDDAKHYQVFDTKESWMN, encoded by the coding sequence ATGCAGAGAAAACGTAATTTAGTTACAATGCTTCTACTTTTCATGGCATTATCTTTGTTTGCTTCCAATTTGCTGGTACGTCATCCAGGTGAATTTGCCATCTATTTTCTTGATCTTGAGGTAAGCGAAACAGCCGAAGACAAGAGTGGGGACGCAACCATTCTCATTAGTCCTGAAGGGCAGGTAATGCTCCTCGATTGTGGACACCCTGAGAGTGCCCCACAAGTCCAGGAAGCACTCAACGCATTAGGAGTAGAGGAGATAGATATATTCGTCGCTTCTCATCCACATATTGATCATATTGGCGCATTCCCTGCTATTGCAGCATCATTTCCAATCCACCAGATGTATCGCTCTGCTTTGGAGTATCCTACAAATACGAATCAGGCAGCGCTTATGGCAGCTGAAGCAAATCAAATACCTACGACTATCCTTGCTGAGGGGGATTCATTTTCCTTTGGTGAAACAATTAAAGTTGCAGTATTCAATCCTCCACGTGAGATAGTGTATCCAAAGAACTTTCCTGATAACTCAACGCAATTCGTGAATAATCACTCACTTGCCCTGCAGTTTCAGCATGGTAGTTCTACTGCATGGTTCTCTGGTGATTTGTATATGATCCAAGAACGTAAGCTTACCCAGAAGTATGGAGATGCAATCCAGAGTGATGTTGCTAAAGCCAATCATCATGGAGGGGATACTTCAAATAGTCTTCGTTGGATTCGCACCCTTGATGCAGATATTGTTGTGGCAATGCACGACCAGCTCGACAGCATGACGGTTTACAACAACTACAAGAAGTATGGAGCTGAATACCATCTTACGCTGAATGATGGATTGGTGAAGGTTGTCATGGATGATGCCAAGCATTACCAGGTTTTTGATACGAAGGAAAGTTGGATGAATTAA
- a CDS encoding toxin-antitoxin system HicB family antitoxin yields MKKIEDYLKLPYTYEFKKEDDGTYFISVKELEGCCSVGDTVEEALEMIEDAKETWLSYSLEKGLPIPEPENIDSKSYSGKFIVRVTPTLHKQLSLQAKSNGVSLNYYVSEILAGKSSVIETQTRFIEAIADRYARQEIKALTSGTGKLGINKESVTTPWKSQTEVMVFPVKKRM; encoded by the coding sequence ATGAAGAAAATTGAAGATTATTTGAAATTACCTTATACCTATGAGTTTAAAAAAGAGGACGATGGAACATATTTTATTTCAGTAAAGGAACTCGAAGGTTGCTGTTCTGTAGGGGATACTGTTGAAGAGGCCCTAGAGATGATTGAGGATGCAAAAGAAACGTGGTTATCCTACAGCCTTGAGAAGGGGTTGCCCATACCAGAACCAGAAAATATAGACAGTAAATCTTACAGTGGAAAGTTTATTGTAAGAGTCACCCCTACGTTGCATAAGCAATTATCACTTCAGGCTAAATCTAATGGAGTAAGCTTGAATTATTATGTAAGCGAAATTCTTGCAGGAAAAAGTTCTGTTATTGAAACCCAAACCCGTTTCATCGAGGCTATTGCTGATAGGTATGCAAGACAAGAAATAAAGGCTTTAACATCAGGAACTGGAAAATTGGGTATTAATAAGGAATCTGTTACTACTCCTTGGAAATCACAAACCGAGGTAATGGTTTTCCCTGTAAAGAAAAGGATGTAA
- a CDS encoding protein-export chaperone SecB: MIFEELLAEMNIHTVTIPEYCYHFDQTKLKSGSSLYYNFIIDDKEVSFRQKGKEIDIKIPYIFSASSKEIARSKKDKEGIFFSLDITYNLSITLENEIMIEKELMNAFLNGVAPRILHPYFRQSVAESLQKAGLPQLNLPLFENFSEPLDS, translated from the coding sequence ATGATATTCGAAGAATTACTTGCAGAAATGAATATCCATACTGTAACGATTCCTGAGTACTGTTATCATTTCGATCAAACCAAGCTAAAATCAGGATCTTCTTTATACTATAATTTTATTATTGATGACAAGGAGGTCTCTTTTAGACAAAAGGGGAAAGAGATTGACATCAAGATTCCCTATATCTTTTCAGCTTCTTCAAAAGAAATAGCAAGGTCAAAGAAAGATAAAGAAGGAATTTTCTTTAGCCTAGATATTACTTACAATCTATCAATTACATTAGAGAATGAAATCATGATAGAAAAAGAACTTATGAATGCCTTCCTGAATGGTGTTGCTCCAAGAATCTTGCATCCCTATTTTAGACAATCTGTAGCTGAATCCCTACAAAAAGCAGGATTGCCACAATTGAATCTTCCTTTATTTGAAAATTTCTCTGAGCCTTTAGATTCTTGA